A genomic region of Chlorobaculum parvum NCIB 8327 contains the following coding sequences:
- the soxB gene encoding thiosulfohydrolase SoxB: protein MNLSRREFLRILGFAGAAGLFLPGMSMAQSGSSDLYDFGNFGDIRLMHITDTHAQLMPIYYREPSMNLGLGQAFGRPPHLVTEAFLKYYGIAPGSQLAHAYTAINYAEAAQRFGKVGGFAHLKTLVDKMRSGYGADKTLLLDGGDTWQGSGTAFWNRGMDMVEACNLLGVDVMTGHWEFTYLEEEVRKNLAAFKGDFVAQNIKTKEVAMFEGAQAYDENTGHTFRPYVMKTLGKHRVAVVGQAFPYTPIANPSRFIPDWTFGINASDMQALVDQIRAKEKPDAVVLISHNGMDVDVKLAEVVSGIDVIFGGHTHDGVPQPFVVKNAKGRTLVTNAGSNGKFLGVIDLKLGDGGVKEFQYKLLPVFSNELPAHSGMQALIDKIRAPYLDKLQEPLAMAGSLLYRRGNFDGPFDQIICDALRERNEAQISLSPGFRWGTTVLPGQTITMEHVLDQTCMTYPETYARDMTGQQIKDILEDVADNLFNLDPFYQQGGDMVRTGGLNYRIDPTATMGKRIDNMRLENGQPVEASKKYRVAGWATVGSKSPGEPVWDTVAAYLKDKKVVEINKLHTPELKNIGSNPGIDVA from the coding sequence ATGAACCTATCCCGTCGCGAGTTTTTACGCATTCTCGGATTTGCCGGTGCCGCAGGTCTTTTTCTGCCTGGCATGTCCATGGCCCAATCCGGCTCTTCAGACCTGTATGACTTTGGCAATTTCGGTGACATCCGCCTGATGCACATCACCGACACCCATGCCCAGCTCATGCCGATCTACTACCGTGAGCCGAGTATGAACCTCGGGCTCGGGCAGGCTTTCGGGCGTCCTCCGCATCTGGTGACCGAGGCGTTTTTGAAATATTATGGCATCGCGCCCGGCTCGCAGCTCGCTCATGCCTACACTGCGATCAATTACGCCGAGGCGGCGCAGCGGTTCGGAAAGGTCGGTGGTTTTGCGCATCTGAAAACGCTTGTGGACAAGATGCGCTCCGGTTATGGAGCCGACAAGACACTCCTGCTCGATGGCGGCGACACCTGGCAGGGTTCGGGAACGGCGTTCTGGAACCGCGGCATGGACATGGTGGAAGCCTGCAACCTGCTCGGGGTTGATGTCATGACCGGCCACTGGGAGTTCACCTATCTCGAAGAGGAGGTTCGCAAGAACCTGGCAGCCTTCAAGGGTGACTTTGTGGCGCAGAATATCAAGACCAAAGAGGTTGCAATGTTCGAGGGCGCGCAGGCCTATGACGAAAACACCGGTCATACTTTCCGGCCTTATGTGATGAAGACGTTGGGCAAACATCGCGTTGCCGTTGTCGGTCAGGCCTTCCCTTACACGCCGATCGCCAATCCATCACGCTTCATTCCTGACTGGACGTTCGGCATCAATGCGAGCGACATGCAGGCGCTGGTCGATCAGATTCGAGCCAAAGAGAAGCCCGATGCGGTGGTGCTCATTTCTCACAACGGCATGGACGTTGACGTCAAGCTTGCCGAGGTGGTCAGTGGCATCGATGTGATTTTCGGCGGTCACACGCACGACGGCGTACCGCAGCCCTTCGTGGTGAAAAACGCCAAAGGGCGCACGCTGGTGACCAACGCCGGATCGAACGGCAAGTTCCTCGGCGTTATCGACCTCAAGCTCGGCGATGGCGGTGTCAAGGAGTTCCAGTACAAGCTGCTACCCGTCTTCTCCAACGAACTCCCGGCGCATTCCGGAATGCAGGCCCTCATCGATAAAATCAGGGCTCCGTATCTCGACAAGCTTCAGGAGCCTCTCGCCATGGCCGGCTCGCTGCTCTATCGCCGCGGCAACTTCGACGGCCCGTTCGACCAGATCATCTGCGACGCCCTGCGCGAGCGGAACGAGGCCCAGATTTCGCTCTCGCCCGGTTTCCGGTGGGGCACCACGGTGCTGCCGGGCCAGACCATTACGATGGAGCACGTGCTCGACCAGACCTGCATGACCTATCCCGAAACCTATGCGCGCGACATGACCGGCCAGCAGATCAAGGATATTCTCGAAGACGTGGCCGACAACCTCTTCAACCTCGACCCCTTCTACCAGCAGGGAGGCGACATGGTGCGCACCGGCGGCCTGAACTACCGGATCGACCCGACGGCAACGATGGGCAAGCGCATCGACAACATGCGGCTTGAAAACGGCCAGCCCGTCGAGGCGTCCAAAAAGTATCGGGTTGCCGGCTGGGCGACCGTCGGTTCCAAATCGCCAGGCGAACCGGTGTGGGACACCGTGGCCGCGTACCTGAAAGACAAAAAGGTTGTGGAGATCAACAAGCTCCACACGCCGGAGCTGAAAAACATCGGCAGCAATCCGGGCATCGATGTAGCCTGA
- the soxA gene encoding sulfur oxidation c-type cytochrome SoxA: protein MMNNKILRRLMPAALMVSAVMVARPAHATDYQKLVDADTQAFQSYFQKEFPEVKLADFANGVYALDEDARTQWQEMEEFPPYELDVEAGKALFNKPFANGKSLASCFPNGGAVRGQYPYFDEKRGEVVTLEMAINECRVKNGEKAWPWQKGDLAKVSAYMAYISRGQKVDVKVKSKAAYDAYMKGKKFFYAKRGQLNMSCSGCHMEYAGRHLRAEIVSPALGQTTHFPVFRSKWGEIGTLHRRYAGCNKNIGAKPFPAQSEEYRDLEFFQTAMSNGLEYNGPASRK, encoded by the coding sequence ATGATGAACAACAAGATCCTGAGGCGGCTGATGCCGGCCGCGCTCATGGTGTCGGCGGTCATGGTCGCCCGACCGGCCCATGCAACGGACTATCAGAAGCTGGTCGATGCCGATACCCAGGCCTTCCAGAGCTATTTCCAGAAAGAGTTTCCGGAGGTGAAACTTGCCGACTTCGCCAACGGCGTCTATGCGCTCGACGAGGATGCCCGCACGCAGTGGCAGGAGATGGAAGAGTTTCCGCCCTACGAGCTGGATGTCGAGGCGGGCAAGGCGCTGTTCAACAAGCCCTTCGCCAATGGCAAGTCGCTGGCCAGCTGCTTCCCGAACGGGGGAGCCGTGCGCGGTCAGTACCCCTATTTCGACGAGAAGCGCGGCGAGGTGGTGACGCTTGAAATGGCCATCAACGAGTGCCGCGTTAAGAATGGCGAAAAAGCCTGGCCCTGGCAAAAAGGTGATCTGGCAAAGGTTTCAGCCTATATGGCCTACATCAGCCGCGGTCAGAAGGTCGATGTGAAGGTCAAGAGCAAGGCGGCTTACGATGCCTACATGAAGGGCAAGAAGTTTTTCTATGCCAAGCGCGGTCAGCTCAACATGTCGTGCTCGGGCTGCCATATGGAGTATGCCGGTCGCCATCTGAGGGCGGAAATCGTCAGCCCGGCGCTCGGTCAGACCACCCACTTCCCGGTGTTCCGCTCCAAGTGGGGCGAAATCGGCACGCTGCACAGACGCTATGCCGGCTGCAACAAGAACATCGGCGCAAAGCCTTTCCCGGCGCAGAGCGAAGAGTATCGCGATCTGGAGTTTTTCCAGACGGCCATGTCAAACGGCCTGGAGTATAACGGCCCTGCATCACGCAAGTAA
- the soxZ gene encoding thiosulfate oxidation carrier complex protein SoxZ, translating to MKIKASIQNNVTSVKMLIPHPMETGRRKDQSGALVPAHFITEVTASCGGDTVFRAELGPGVSKDPYLSFQFDGAKAGDMLSVSWVDSKGESGKGEAAIAAM from the coding sequence ATGAAAATCAAAGCATCAATTCAGAATAACGTCACCTCGGTCAAGATGCTGATTCCGCATCCGATGGAGACTGGTCGCAGGAAAGATCAGAGCGGAGCGCTTGTTCCGGCTCATTTCATTACCGAGGTCACCGCCTCCTGTGGAGGCGACACCGTTTTCCGCGCAGAACTCGGCCCTGGCGTTTCGAAAGATCCTTACCTGTCGTTTCAGTTCGACGGCGCCAAAGCGGGGGATATGCTCAGTGTCTCCTGGGTGGACAGCAAAGGAGAGTCTGGAAAGGGCGAGGCAGCAATTGCGGCCATGTAA
- the soxY gene encoding thiosulfate oxidation carrier protein SoxY, which produces MGISRRDFCRTVAGSAASVAVLSMMPGTLLAKWSDKAFTANELDAAIAAKYGSQPIEDSTAIEIKAPEIAENGAFVPVTVSTTIPGVTNLSIFTPANFNPLVASFDVLPRMKPDVSFRMRMAKTSNVIVIAQAGGKLYRATREVKVTIGGCGG; this is translated from the coding sequence ATGGGTATTTCCCGCCGAGATTTTTGTAGAACGGTCGCCGGTTCGGCGGCTTCGGTTGCCGTTTTGTCGATGATGCCGGGCACGCTTCTGGCCAAGTGGAGCGACAAGGCGTTCACGGCCAACGAGCTCGATGCAGCTATCGCAGCCAAGTACGGTTCTCAGCCGATCGAAGATTCAACCGCAATCGAAATCAAAGCTCCTGAAATCGCCGAAAACGGTGCGTTCGTGCCTGTCACGGTATCGACCACCATTCCCGGCGTCACCAATCTCAGCATTTTCACTCCGGCTAACTTCAACCCGCTTGTGGCATCCTTCGATGTGCTGCCGCGCATGAAGCCCGACGTTTCATTCCGCATGAGGATGGCCAAAACCTCCAATGTGATCGTCATTGCGCAGGCTGGCGGCAAGCTCTATCGCGCCACCCGCGAAGTCAAGGTCACCATCGGCGGCTGCGGTGGTTAA
- the soxX gene encoding sulfur oxidation c-type cytochrome SoxX, producing MKFSGIIAAVAILMLPALGQAAGKVDQDALAKGKALAFDSGKGNCLACHMIADGEFPGNFGPPMIQMKERFPERAVLREQIWDASAKNPKSMMPPFGKNGVLTDKEVDLIVDYLYTL from the coding sequence ATGAAATTTTCAGGCATTATCGCAGCAGTGGCGATCCTCATGTTGCCTGCGCTGGGACAGGCTGCCGGCAAGGTCGATCAGGATGCTCTTGCCAAAGGCAAGGCGCTGGCTTTCGATAGCGGCAAGGGCAATTGTCTGGCCTGCCACATGATTGCCGACGGTGAGTTCCCCGGCAATTTCGGCCCACCGATGATTCAGATGAAAGAGCGTTTCCCTGAAAGAGCAGTGCTTCGCGAGCAGATCTGGGACGCGTCGGCCAAGAATCCGAAAAGCATGATGCCTCCTTTCGGCAAGAACGGCGTTCTGACCGACAAAGAGGTTGACCTCATCGTGGATTATCTCTATACGCTTTGA
- a CDS encoding NAD(P)/FAD-dependent oxidoreductase, with product MAKTISRRTFNKLLLSGVAASSSLLMSGLPVMAAGAKARVVVIGGGFGGATVAKYLKMADSELSVTLVEPKTVFHTCPMSNSVIGGLRSMSFIAQNYDALRQQYGVEVVHDYAMAVDPVKKTVKLKGGRSLGYDRLVVSPGVDFIWNSIEGYSEQAAESSMPHAYEAGPQTDLLRRQLLAMKDGDKVIIVAPRNPFRCPAAPYERASLIANYLKQHKPKSKILILDDKEVFTKQDLFMLGWDRLYPRMIEWRSGSFGGHVERLDPSTMTVSTEFGDEKGGVINVIPPQKAGRIAFEAGLVDESGWCPVDQVTFESLKQPGIHVIGDSALAGPMPKSGVSANTQAKVLAASLIELFGGKAVETPDLSSLCYSLIGPGYAVSVAGAYSRSAKGITEKPEAVHLTSMEATSKQLAEEAMQSDQWYHAITYDIWH from the coding sequence ATGGCGAAGACGATTTCTCGCAGGACATTCAACAAGCTGTTGCTTTCCGGTGTGGCCGCGAGTTCATCACTGCTAATGTCGGGTTTGCCGGTTATGGCGGCTGGCGCCAAAGCAAGAGTTGTTGTCATCGGTGGGGGATTCGGCGGGGCGACGGTCGCCAAATATCTGAAAATGGCTGATTCCGAACTTTCCGTGACGCTTGTCGAGCCGAAAACGGTATTCCATACCTGCCCGATGAGCAATTCGGTGATCGGCGGGTTGCGGAGCATGAGCTTTATCGCACAGAATTACGATGCGCTGCGTCAACAGTACGGCGTCGAGGTGGTTCACGATTACGCAATGGCGGTAGATCCGGTGAAGAAAACGGTGAAGCTCAAAGGTGGCAGATCGCTCGGTTACGACCGGCTTGTGGTCTCTCCCGGCGTGGATTTCATCTGGAACTCCATCGAGGGCTACAGCGAGCAGGCGGCTGAATCGAGCATGCCTCACGCTTACGAAGCCGGGCCGCAGACCGATCTTCTCCGTCGGCAGCTTCTGGCCATGAAGGATGGCGACAAGGTGATTATCGTAGCTCCCAGGAATCCGTTCCGCTGTCCGGCCGCGCCGTATGAGCGGGCGAGCCTGATCGCGAACTATCTGAAACAGCACAAGCCGAAGTCCAAAATCCTCATTCTCGACGACAAGGAGGTTTTTACAAAGCAGGACCTGTTCATGTTAGGCTGGGACCGGCTCTATCCGCGTATGATCGAGTGGCGTTCCGGCTCGTTCGGTGGGCATGTCGAGCGTCTCGATCCTTCAACGATGACGGTCTCGACCGAATTCGGTGATGAAAAGGGCGGCGTCATCAACGTTATTCCGCCCCAGAAAGCGGGCCGGATTGCGTTCGAGGCCGGGCTTGTCGACGAGTCGGGATGGTGTCCGGTCGATCAGGTAACGTTTGAGTCACTCAAACAGCCGGGTATTCACGTGATCGGCGATTCGGCTCTGGCCGGGCCGATGCCGAAGTCGGGAGTTTCAGCCAATACCCAGGCCAAGGTGCTTGCCGCTTCGTTGATCGAGTTGTTCGGGGGCAAGGCAGTCGAAACGCCCGATCTTTCAAGCCTTTGTTACAGCCTCATCGGGCCGGGTTACGCGGTTTCCGTAGCCGGGGCTTATTCCAGAAGCGCAAAGGGGATCACCGAAAAGCCCGAAGCGGTGCACCTGACGTCGATGGAGGCGACATCAAAACAGCTTGCCGAGGAGGCCATGCAGTCGGATCAATGGTATCATGCAATCACTTATGACATCTGGCATTGA
- a CDS encoding class I SAM-dependent methyltransferase, whose product MTSTSQQQSRSALIEAGIRCALSPMVDEDDIWSRYSNDKTDIGEHLARVIRTLSAAVPLNRKLRALSIGSSSEPQFRILETAFRGGLYLLDIDPNALETVRDRVTRQNIGHVSMIAADYNEQLHEGQRTRQFLEQSLDNRPVDLITLHHSLYYCEMEQWVPLFRNIHQHLLARSGAIHAVLMAPSSRDPLTTTSLYSRFAGNYFGICNDQSLPELKRRLERLPEFRNTQLHLSTSKVRFYVNDFVKLMKVVWMILLYPGVHQYSDSQKKQIASYVYDTFYAVQQPLYQEQHHLVLYRGIRFRGLG is encoded by the coding sequence ATGACATCAACCTCTCAGCAGCAGTCGAGAAGCGCCTTGATCGAGGCTGGCATTCGTTGCGCACTCTCCCCTATGGTGGATGAGGATGACATCTGGAGCCGTTACAGCAACGACAAAACCGATATCGGCGAGCATCTGGCACGGGTCATCCGGACGCTGTCTGCGGCTGTGCCGCTGAACCGGAAGCTCAGGGCGCTCTCCATCGGCTCAAGCAGCGAACCGCAATTCCGGATCCTTGAGACCGCCTTCCGGGGTGGACTTTACCTGCTTGACATCGATCCGAACGCGCTTGAGACGGTCAGGGATCGGGTGACACGGCAGAATATCGGCCATGTCAGCATGATTGCCGCCGACTACAACGAACAGCTTCATGAGGGGCAACGCACCAGGCAGTTCCTCGAACAATCGCTCGACAACCGTCCCGTCGATCTCATTACCCTGCACCATTCGCTCTACTATTGTGAAATGGAGCAGTGGGTGCCGCTGTTCAGAAATATCCACCAGCACCTCCTTGCGCGATCGGGTGCGATTCACGCCGTGCTTATGGCGCCATCGAGCCGTGATCCGCTTACCACGACCTCGCTCTATAGCCGTTTCGCGGGCAACTATTTCGGCATCTGCAACGACCAGAGCCTGCCGGAGCTGAAACGCCGCCTCGAACGCCTGCCGGAGTTCCGGAACACGCAGCTCCACCTCAGCACAAGCAAGGTGCGGTTTTACGTCAATGATTTCGTCAAATTGATGAAAGTGGTCTGGATGATTCTGCTCTATCCGGGAGTGCACCAGTACAGCGACAGTCAGAAAAAACAGATCGCCTCGTATGTGTACGACACCTTTTACGCCGTACAACAGCCGCTGTATCAGGAGCAGCACCATCTGGTGCTCTATCGCGGCATCAGGTTTCGAGGACTCGGGTAA
- a CDS encoding NADH:flavin oxidoreductase, with the protein MSENHRMFEPASIGSIRLRNRFLRSATHEGMADADGAPTELLEELYVRLAKGEAGALIAGYAGVLQQGRSSFPGMLMMHDDRLVPAYRRLLDTVHQAGAPVIAQLAHCGRQTRSAVTGKRTVAPSAQKDPFFTEEVPHELSDSDIREIIEAFSGAAVRARASGFDGVQLHCAHGYLLAQFLSPFSNRRTDRWGGSIENRFRIVSEIMQSIHRKVGDFPVLAKINAYDGMKGGMKVEDAVQIAMMLEQAGCAAVEVSSGVISEGLAVMRGPKTPLDPLFEANFKFASIPQLLQPVLKRVLPPFLPASPKPYRCYNVQASKEIKAAVSMPVIVVGGIHTLEDASVVLSGSRADFVSMSRPFINDPAIVRKFREGSQTMSKCTMCNYCAIMIEQESLRCWRGRLPDRS; encoded by the coding sequence ATGTCTGAAAATCACCGAATGTTCGAGCCGGCGTCTATCGGTTCGATCAGGCTTCGCAATCGTTTTCTTCGTTCGGCGACCCACGAGGGAATGGCCGACGCAGATGGCGCTCCGACCGAGTTGCTTGAAGAGCTCTACGTGCGGCTGGCCAAAGGGGAGGCCGGTGCGCTGATCGCCGGATATGCCGGCGTGCTTCAGCAGGGCAGGAGCAGCTTTCCCGGAATGTTGATGATGCACGACGACAGGTTGGTGCCTGCATACAGGCGCCTGCTCGATACGGTGCACCAGGCAGGTGCACCGGTTATCGCGCAGCTTGCCCACTGCGGTCGCCAGACCCGCTCGGCGGTGACCGGCAAAAGAACCGTGGCTCCGTCGGCGCAGAAGGATCCTTTTTTCACTGAAGAGGTTCCGCACGAGCTTTCGGACAGCGATATCCGGGAAATCATCGAGGCGTTCTCCGGGGCCGCTGTCCGGGCAAGGGCTTCCGGTTTCGATGGCGTGCAGTTGCATTGCGCGCACGGTTACCTGCTTGCCCAGTTCCTGTCACCGTTCAGCAATCGCCGTACCGACCGCTGGGGTGGTTCGATCGAGAACCGGTTTCGCATCGTTTCGGAGATCATGCAGAGCATCCATCGCAAGGTTGGCGATTTTCCGGTGCTGGCCAAAATCAACGCCTACGATGGTATGAAGGGCGGTATGAAGGTGGAGGATGCGGTTCAGATAGCCATGATGCTCGAGCAGGCCGGTTGTGCCGCTGTCGAGGTTTCTTCAGGCGTGATTTCGGAAGGACTGGCCGTGATGAGGGGCCCAAAAACGCCACTCGATCCTCTGTTTGAAGCCAATTTCAAATTCGCCTCAATCCCACAGCTGCTCCAACCGGTTCTGAAGCGCGTGCTGCCGCCGTTTCTCCCGGCAAGCCCCAAACCTTACCGGTGTTATAACGTGCAGGCCTCCAAAGAGATCAAGGCAGCTGTTTCGATGCCGGTGATCGTTGTCGGCGGCATTCATACGCTCGAAGATGCTTCGGTGGTGCTCTCAGGTAGCCGGGCCGATTTCGTTTCGATGTCGCGGCCGTTCATCAACGATCCCGCAATTGTCCGGAAGTTCCGTGAAGGCAGCCAGACGATGTCGAAATGCACGATGTGCAATTATTGCGCGATCATGATCGAACAGGAATCACTGCGATGCTGGAGAGGCCGCCTGCCTGATCGGTCATGA